The following is a genomic window from Quadrisphaera sp. RL12-1S.
GGCGCAGCGCGCCTCCCGCTGGGTGGCGCTGGCCGGCCGGGTCAGGAGGGGGCGGGTGGGCGCAGTGCCGTGAACCGGGTGGTGCGGCGCAGGTGGAAGCCGAGCTGCTCGTACAGGCGGATGGCCCCCGTGTTCTCCGCTGAGGCGTGCAGGAAGGGCACCTCGCCGCGCGTCCGGACCCCGTGGGCCACCGCGTGCACGAGCCGCGTGCCCAGCCCCTGCCCGCGCCAGGCGGCGTCGGTGCACACGGCGCTGATCTCCACGGCCCCCGGTGGGTGCAGCCGCTCCCCCGCCATCGCCACGAGCCGTCCCGCGCGGCGGATGCCGAGGTAGGTGCCCATCGCCAGGGTCCGCTCGAAGAACGGGCCGGGCCGGGTCCGCTCCACCAGGGCGAGCGCCTCGGCGACGTCGGCGGGGTCGGTGACGTCCAGCACCACGGCCTCCGGGTCGGGCGCCGACGCGACGGCATCGGTGGCGACCATCTGCACGCCGGGGATGTCGACGAGCGCGGTCCAGCCCGGCGGGGGCTCGGGGACGTCGCCGGTGAGCAGCAGGACGCCGTCAGCTCCCACGAGGGCCGCGGCGTCCGCCCAGTCGCCCGGCGCCGGGTCCTCGGGGAGGGAGGAGAACTGCGCGACGTCGGCGGGGTAGGTCACCACGCGGCCGCGCCGCACCGCCAGCCCCGCGTGGGGGCCGTGCAGGGCGTTCCACACCGACCTGTCGAGCTGGTCGAGCGGGTCGAGCGCCGAGGAGGCCGCGGTCACCGCCTCCCCCACTCGGCGGCCAGCAGCTCGTAGGAGCGGACGCGGGCGGCGTGGTCGTGGGTGGTGGTGGTGATGAGCAGCTCGTCGGCGCCGGTGGCGTCGCGCAGGCGCTCCAGGCCCTCCGCGACGGTCCGCGCCGACCCCACGAAGCGCGTCGCGAGCCGGTCGCGGACCAGCGCGTCGTCGTCGGCGCTCCAGTGCTCCGGCGAGGTGAGCTCGGCGGCCTCGTCGGGCGTCGGGTAGGGGATGGCCCCGGCGGCGGTGCGGATGGAGCGCACCCAGGGCCCGTAGCCGGCGGCCAGGTGCTCGGCCTCGGCGCCGGTCTCGGCGACGACGACGTCAGCGGACACCGCCAGGTGCGGCCGCGCCAGACCGTGCGCGCCCTCGGAGGGGCGGAAGGCGGCCCGGTACGCGCGGGCGGCGTCGAGGACGCCCTGCGGGGCCACGTGGTAGTTGGCGCCGAACCGCAGCCCGCGCTCGCCCGCCACCGCGGCGGTGGTGCCGCCGGTGCTGCCGAACAGCCACACCTGCAGGTCGGCGCCGGTGCCGGGGTGCGCCTGGAGCGGAACTCCGGACGACGACGTGAAGGTGCCGGCGAGGAGGTCGAGCACCGTGTCGACCTGCTCACCGAAGGAGGGGCCGCCGGAGGCCGGCGGCGGGACGAGCTCGGGGACCGCCGCGAACCGCGCCGAGGTGAGGATCGGCGCGAGCGGGAACGGACCGGGGATGCGCACGCCGTCGACCACCGTCCCGGCGGCCTGCTCGGGGGTGGGCGGCGGAGGCGGCGCCGGCAGCGATCCGTCGGGCCCGCGCGGCGGACCGCCGGGCCTGCCGAGGCCGAGGTCGACGCGGCCGGGGTGCACGGCGTCGAGGAGGGCGAAGTCCTCCACGGCGGACAGCACCGTGCGGTGGCCGGTCTGCAGCGCGGCCGACCCGAGGCGGATCGTGCTCGTCCGCCCAGCCACGAGGGCCAGGACGACCGCGGGCGAGACGCCCACCACGCCGGGGTTGAGGTGGTGCTCGGCCACCCAGTAGCGGGCGTACCCGAACCGCTCCGCGGACTCGGCGAGGTCGGCGCTGTTGGCCAGCGCCTGCGCGGCCGAGCCGCCCGAGGGGACGGGCGTCAGGTCGAGGACCGCCAGCGGCGTGCTCACGCGCGGGCCCCCGTCGTCGTCAGGGGTCGCAGGCCGAGGTGGTCGCGCAGGGTGGTGCCCTCGTACTCGGTGCGGTGCACGCCGCGCTCCTGCAGGATCGGCACCACCCGGTCGACGAACGGGTCCAGGCCTCCCGGCGTGAGGTGGGGCACGAGGATGAACCCGTCGGAGGCCTCCGCCTCCACGAGGTGCTGGACCTGGTCGGCCACGGTGACCGGCGACCCGACGAAGGTCTGCCGCGCGGTCTGCTCGATCATCAGCTCGCGGATCGACAGGCCCTCCGCCTCGGCGCGCTCGCGCCACGCCCTCGCCGTGGCCAGCGGGTCGCGGTGCATCCGGACGCTGGCGCGGCCCTGGCTCATCACCTGCTCGCCGACCACGGGGTCGACGTCGGGCAGCGGGCCGTCGGGGTCGAGGTGCGACAGGTCGCGGTTCCACACCTGCTCGAGGAAGACGATGGCGGTGGCGCCGCTGACCTGCGCGCGGCGCACCTCGCGGGCCAGCTCCTCGGCCTCGGCGTCGGTGTCGCCGAGCACGAAGGTGGCGGCGGGCAGCACGAGCAGGTCGTCGCGCTGGCGCCCGTGCTTCGCCAGCCGGGCCTTGACGTCGGCGTAGAACGGCCTGCCCTCCTCCAGCGTCGCGTGGCGGCTGAAGATGGCGTCGGCGTGCTCGGCGGCGAACTCCCGGCCCTCCTCGGAGTCACCGGCCTGGAAGACGACCGGCCGACCCTGGGGGCTGCGGGGCACGGTGGTGTGCCCGGCGATGTCGAAGAACGCGTCGCGGTGGGAGAACGCCCCGGGCCCGGGGGCTCGCAGGAACCGGCCGGTGGCCTGGTCGGCGAGGACCTCGTCACCCCGCCAGGAGTCGAACAGCTCCAGCGCCGTCTCCAGGAAGGAGCGGGCGCGGTCGTAGCGCTGGTCCGCCCCAAGGAAGCCGCCGCGGCGGAAGTTCTCCCCCGTGAACGCGTCCCAGCTGGTGACGACGTTCCACGCCGCCCGACCGTCGGAGAGGTGGTCGAGGGTGGCGAACTGGCGTGCCACCTCGTACGGCTCGTTGAACGTCGAGTTGATCGTCCCGGTGAGCCCGAGGTGCGTGGTGACGCCGGCGAGCGCCGCGAGGATGGTGAAGGTGTCGGGGCGGCCGACCACGTCGAGGTCGTAGATGCGTCCGGCGTGCTCGCGCAGCCGCAGCCCCTCCGCGAGGAACATGAAGTCGAGCTTCCCGCGCTCGGCGGTCTGCGCGAACCTGACGAACGAGTCGGGGTCGATGTGGCTGCCCGCGGCGGGGTCGGACCACACGGTGGTGTTGTTGACACCGGGGAAGTGCGCCGCGAGGTGCACCTGGCGCTTGCTCATCTGCTGACCCCCTGGGCGTAGCGGTTGGCGGGACGCGGCAGGCCGAGGCGCTCGCGCAGGGTCGTCCCGGCGTACGCGGTGCGGAAGGCGCCGCGGCGCTGAAGCTCGGGCACGAGCTGGCGGGTGATCGCCCGCAGGTCGTCGGGGAGGACGGCGGGCCGCAGCCGCAGCCCGTCCAGCCCCGCTTCCCGCCACGCCAGGGCCAGGTCGGCGAGCTCGCCGGGCGTTCCCGCGAAGACCAGCGCGTCGCTGGTCTGCGCCAGGGGCGCCCCGGCGGTCCCGTCGAGGCGGGCCAGCCGCTCCGCTGCGGCCCCCGGGCGGGGGTCGAGGACGACGACGACGTCGCCGAGCAGGCGCAGCGGCTGGTCGCCGAGCCCGTCCGGCCAGGCCGGCTGGACCTCGCGCTCGTCGCGGAC
Proteins encoded in this region:
- a CDS encoding LLM class flavin-dependent oxidoreductase, producing MSTPLAVLDLTPVPSGGSAAQALANSADLAESAERFGYARYWVAEHHLNPGVVGVSPAVVLALVAGRTSTIRLGSAALQTGHRTVLSAVEDFALLDAVHPGRVDLGLGRPGGPPRGPDGSLPAPPPPPTPEQAAGTVVDGVRIPGPFPLAPILTSARFAAVPELVPPPASGGPSFGEQVDTVLDLLAGTFTSSSGVPLQAHPGTGADLQVWLFGSTGGTTAAVAGERGLRFGANYHVAPQGVLDAARAYRAAFRPSEGAHGLARPHLAVSADVVVAETGAEAEHLAAGYGPWVRSIRTAAGAIPYPTPDEAAELTSPEHWSADDDALVRDRLATRFVGSARTVAEGLERLRDATGADELLITTTTHDHAARVRSYELLAAEWGRR
- a CDS encoding GNAT family N-acetyltransferase gives rise to the protein MTAASSALDPLDQLDRSVWNALHGPHAGLAVRRGRVVTYPADVAQFSSLPEDPAPGDWADAAALVGADGVLLLTGDVPEPPPGWTALVDIPGVQMVATDAVASAPDPEAVVLDVTDPADVAEALALVERTRPGPFFERTLAMGTYLGIRRAGRLVAMAGERLHPPGAVEISAVCTDAAWRGQGLGTRLVHAVAHGVRTRGEVPFLHASAENTGAIRLYEQLGFHLRRTTRFTALRPPAPS
- a CDS encoding NtaA/DmoA family FMN-dependent monooxygenase (This protein belongs to a clade of FMN-dependent monooxygenases, within a broader family of flavin-dependent oxidoreductases, the luciferase-like monooxygenase (LMM) family, some of whose members use coenzyme F420 rather than FMN.): MSKRQVHLAAHFPGVNNTTVWSDPAAGSHIDPDSFVRFAQTAERGKLDFMFLAEGLRLREHAGRIYDLDVVGRPDTFTILAALAGVTTHLGLTGTINSTFNEPYEVARQFATLDHLSDGRAAWNVVTSWDAFTGENFRRGGFLGADQRYDRARSFLETALELFDSWRGDEVLADQATGRFLRAPGPGAFSHRDAFFDIAGHTTVPRSPQGRPVVFQAGDSEEGREFAAEHADAIFSRHATLEEGRPFYADVKARLAKHGRQRDDLLVLPAATFVLGDTDAEAEELAREVRRAQVSGATAIVFLEQVWNRDLSHLDPDGPLPDVDPVVGEQVMSQGRASVRMHRDPLATARAWRERAEAEGLSIRELMIEQTARQTFVGSPVTVADQVQHLVEAEASDGFILVPHLTPGGLDPFVDRVVPILQERGVHRTEYEGTTLRDHLGLRPLTTTGARA